One Aegilops tauschii subsp. strangulata cultivar AL8/78 chromosome 7, Aet v6.0, whole genome shotgun sequence genomic window carries:
- the LOC109756144 gene encoding peroxidase 2-like: MAAGAQKLQVLVVSALLLLLAVGCQASPLQIGFYHDRCPQAEAVVKGVMMDAISQNPGNGAAMIRMLFHDCFVEGCDASVLLDPTPFSPTPEKLSAPNNPSLRGFELIDAIKDALEAACPGIVSCADIIAFSARDASCILSGGKVDFEVPSGRRDGTFSNASEPVKFLVPPTSNLSDLVDSFVVKGLDVEDLVILSGAHTIGRSHCSAFVPDRLNVTSDIDGSLAAFLRGQCPADAAPGGNDPTVMQDVVTPNDLDRQYYNNVLSRTVLFTSDAALLTSEETARMVMDNANIPGWWEDRFEKAMVKMAGIEVKTGDQGQIRKNCRAIN; the protein is encoded by the exons ATGGCGGCTGGTGCTCAGAAGCTGCAAGTTCTGGTGGTTTCTGCCTTGCTGCTGCTCCTAGCTGTGGGGTGCCAGGCCAGCCCTCTGCAGATCGGGTTCTACCACGACAGGTGCCCCCAGGCGGAGGCCGTCGTCAAGGGCGTCATGATGGACGCCATCTCCCAGAACCCTGGCAATGGCGCCGCCATGATCCGCATGCTCTTCCACGACTGCTTCGTCGAG GGGTGTGACGCTTCGGTCCTCCTAGACCCGACCCCGTTCAGCCCGACGCCGGAAAAGCTCAGCGCGCCCAACAATCCCTCCCTACGCGGCTTCGAGCTGATCGACGCCATCAAGGACGCCCTCGAGGCGGCCTGCCCGGGCATCGTCTCCTGCGCCGACATCATCGCTTTCTCAGCCCGTGACGCGTCTTGCATCCTCAGCGGGGGCAAGGTGGACTTTGAGGTGCCGTCCGGCCGCCGCGACGGCACCTTCTCCAACGCCTCCGAGCCGGTCAAGTTCCTCGTCCCACCCACGTCCAACCTCAGCGACCTCGTCGACAGCTTCGTTGTCAAGGGCCTCGATGTGGAGGACCTGGTCATCCTCTCCGGCGCGCACACCATCGGGCGCTCCCACTGCTCCGCCTTCGTGCCCGACCGCCTCAACGTCACCTCCGACATCGATGGCAGCCTCGCCGCGTTCCTGCGTGGCCAGTGCCCCGCGGACGCCGCCCCGGGTGGCAACGACCCGACGGTGATGCAGGACGTGGTGACCCCGAACGACCTGGACAGGCAGTACTACAACAACGTGCTGTCTCGCACGGTGCTCTTCACCTCCGACGCGGCGCTCCTGACGTCGGAGGAGACGGCGAGGATGGTGATGGACAACGCCAACATCCCCGGGTGGTGGGAGGACAGGTTCGAGAAGGCCATGGTGAAGATGGCCGGCATCGAGGTCAAGACCGGCGACCAGGGACAGATCAGGAAGAACTGCCGCGCAATCAACTAA